Within Puntigrus tetrazona isolate hp1 chromosome 17, ASM1883169v1, whole genome shotgun sequence, the genomic segment ACGCCGATGAAGTTGGAGGACGTATCAAAGGGGAAGCACTGGTTGACCCGTTTGACCACATGATCAAAGAGCCGGCTGTAAATGGCTTTGGCGAGGGCATCACGGGCATTGTTGGCCTGTTCCACCTTCAGAGGCACCCTGGAGAGGAGCAAAGTGGGACAGGAGGAGTCAAAATCTGGGCCAGAGCTTCTGCTAATGCCGCCTCATCAATACATGTCCATTCTGTTTTACTCCAACCAACTTTGCGCTATTAAGATAGTTGCTGTTTTACCActctaagcaaaatgtgtagaaaaaaaaaaaaaaaaaaaaacaatttgggGGAAAGCAAAACGCCAATGAGaaataatgtcaaaatttaatttattttcctttttaaactcCATTTTGATTGCAAACGCTCAAGGCTGCTGAAAAATCTGCTCTGACTTTGTATGACCTGACAAATAGTGTGTTTCTACAGTTATACAGAGGGCAAGCGAATATAATTATGGCTGTTACAGCCATAAATTTAAGTATCGGTGAAATTGTTCGGTGCAGATATATGAGAGAAAATtagagggtttttttatttttatcttgtaTCAGTTATCAGGTATTAAAAGTAAGGTTCTGCTGAAAGCGAgttgttttttcaaaatgacaataacaTGAGTTTCCCTAAAGACCACAAATCCCAAAACTTACAGAATATATGTAaccctggatcacaaaagtAGCATAAGGTAAGTAGCAtaggtatatttatagcaacagcaaaaaatatactgtattagtcaaaattatacattctTCTATTATACCAAAATACGATATAAAGCAATGATAACGTTAAATAAAttctaccgtaaatatatcaaaacattagcaATATGCACTTCTAAGAACTTCATCTGGACAGCTTTCATGTCATACGTATCTCAGTTTCACAACACTGATCCTTATGACAGTTTAtttttggtccagggtcacatttatttacagaatgcAAATAGCTGGTTCTAAAAGACCTTGGTTCTTAAATTCCAACAACCTCTATTTCTGCTTCGTTCATCAGGTGTATAAAAACCGACTTAATGGTCCTCCTGCagattaattacataattaaaccGAAAAACAGCAAAGGGAAAAGGTTCCATTCATACTTATTCTGCAAAGGGAACTTTGATAAATGTATATAcgcaaaaacaaacagcacttGAAATCCCGGTGAAGCTTAAAGAGCTTGAAATGCAGCAGGCCAGCGATATTAcatgaaaacacaataaatctCTATAACACACGCCTGTTAAAGCAAAGCAGCTCATAATCACAAGACACAACGACTCCACAGCTATCCTCAAGAGGCGTATGGAAACCGGCGGACTGAAACTCCAGAAGTGTATGATAAAACCTTCTTGCTCTCTCAGCGGCGCCGTCCCGCTGCGGGAATACCTGCTGTGTGACTCTTATTGCCTGCACAGTTAATAAAAGCTGGACCTGGCTCACAATAATCTCTACGATCTCGATGCTGCGAGATTGCTTTTCATTAACTCGCTTTTATGCCATTAGTGTATTCCCTCTGAAGCGTGAGTGTCGAGAGGCTGCTGCGCTCTTCCTTCTCAATGTCACCTGCTTTGTTGCCTTTAACAGATTTATAGAAATCACAATACGCCTCAGAAATGAAGCTCTGTCAGGCGCAAGCTGCCGCCCTCTGCGGTGTCTAGCGGTGTGAAATGCAAGGGTCAGTGTAGCCTTGTTTGAATACGGTCTCCATAATTTTCCATAAAACGCATATTGCATATGTACGTGGTTGTGCATCTGTTGGCAGTCAAATGAGGAGGGCAGCGAAACCTCTTGCGACTTTGATTCTCATCACACCTAAAAGACCCCAGGCCACTCCCTCAGACAAACATCTATTATTCATGCAGTGCAAACACTCCCAGTCCAGCATCTGTGCTCGGTTAAATATTAATCCACCGAGCCCTGGCCTATCATTCAGGCGCCGCAGAATATAAAACCCCACCTGGGCGACGAAGAACCGAGCGCACGATTCAACCGAGGCAATCGAGTTTTTCCAATTGCTCTCTCCTTTGACAACTGGCGTGTGCAGTAATTGGACTTTGGGTTTTGCATGGCGAAAGCTGAGAAGAACTAGGCTTTTGTTTCACAAAATTGCAAACCCGAGTCTTATCTTTAACCAGAAGTGGAACGGTCTGGAAAAAGCCGCTTGATACCTCAGGCCTTCTCTGTTACgtaatcaataaaaagaaatacgTCCGTTTAAATGCAGAAGACTTTGGATGGCGACTAGACTATTACGGCCCCTCAGCCAATTTAGTCTATGCCACATTTGATTATACTGACCATGTCTCTAATGGAAAAGCTGCGATTAGCTATTTTCAGCTCTCCTCTCGTCTCCGAGCGAGCGACCGGAGGATTCATTTAACAGTTATGCGAATGTGAATGGGGTGCAATGATGAAATGTAATACTAGGAGACGTTTCGCATGGCGGGGAAGATTGAGATGCGAGGAGAGCGTGAAAAATACCAAGTAGGGATCTGTGATGATTTTTGATTGTCTTTTGATGCAATCGAAGAAATAAGAGCAAAGCGGAGGGTCAGTGGCTGAGCAGATGTTAAGGTAAACATGCGGGGTCACTCACTTGATGACTGTTCCTTTGGCGCCCCCTGCAGTGGTGAGCATGACCCTGGTGGTGAGGCTGACTCTCAGGTCATCCTCGTCCAGGCCCAGGAGCTCGGCGCAGTATTCCAGCGTCTGACTGGTCTGGTTCTTCAGAATGCAGCCACCTGAGACCagatgcaaatatttaatggtCATCTTTAAACTGAGGCCCATAATGTTTCTTATGTTGCGTCTAGACAGCAGAGCTTTCTAAATGTTTCAATGTACTACTGATGCTTTTCGAAGCTGTAAATGACCTAAAATGTGTCAGGGTCTCTGACTAAgacaaaaacttaattttgttgCTGCATTTATGTGAGTgaataccatttaaaaaaataaaaaaataaaaagtttaaaattcaaatatcatgtgttatttatattgACAAAACTCTGAATACATTAATGTATACGTATTAATTGCCATTTTCCAAGACTGGATAGATGGATAGCTAGATggtgttggaaactttttttagcttttttaagaagagaccaggagattcttggtaaagcaggagttcgtttttttatttcgttgctgtagtcatctgcaagaagtcttcaagaaatctttaagaaaatcattTCTTAAGAAATctcaagaaacaaatctaacttgaaacatgttaggttgaagtatatatgtttcaaagggggaggagtacacagaggtggagaccataaaacaagagtatgcaaatgcgatcaggaacttagcccagaacaggaactttccagATCCTTGATTATTtagcatccaggtgtcattcaaatgcataggtgaaacaaaaggcacagttgtaccttaggattagcattcacacttgatttaggacacctaccagatgttcaagaactgaaagacaaaagataactgtctcggagcttgggcttcctgctcttagaatgtaaatcacaatacacattcagcatatactgttatattggcgtctgtgtttaaccttttataaatttgtaatacaacaatggtatatattttatttcagaattccTTTAGAggaatttcattttttaatatgcatttttttcttcatatcaGGACAATTATATCACAGGGACATTTTTTTAAGGTATGCCTTAAAATTCTTATgcaagaattttcatttgtatattaaaaaccAACAGGAGATTAAAATTAATAGATTCAAAAGACAGAAGCTCAGTGATGTCTAAGTGTGcaaaaaacacacttataaAAGCACACTCCTTCAATCTCCTAGCtctttgcaaaaatatatggTCATACATAATAGTTTTCAGGTCTCCTGTAAGACCTCTGTAACATTAAGCTTTGTGTTTTCCAGCTGAAAGTATCTCAGGACAGCAGCTCCATTGTGAGCAGAGAAATGGAGCAGGCCAGAGCAGTAAAAGGTGTTGTACCgtcatcagaagaagaaaacaaatccTGGATGCACGTCTGGCAACACTAGAAAGAGCCCCGTTACCCCCACAGCAGCTCTCTAATGAGGTCTTTTGAGTTGGAGGAGGGCTGGGTATGGTATGGTGTGgtggttggtgtgtgtgtgtgtgtgtgtgtgtgtgtgtgtgtgtgtgtgtgtgtgtgtgtgtgtgtgtgtgtgtgtgtgtgtgtgagagagcgcgagagagagtgagggagtTTAATGAGGAGAACATCAGCACATGTGCATGAGCtcgaaaataataaaataacacttcaGACATCAGTGAAAATTTCTTCCCTGACTGAACGCAGATGGTGAGAATTCTGTATAAAAGCAAAATTGGTTGTATTTTGAAGTCTCTTATCCCGAAAGAAACCGCATATTTCTAAACCAAGCATGACATGACAAAGCCACAAGCAATAAATCCCATCTCTTTTGTTGTCCTAACCGGCGTAATTGCAACCGACACAAGACATTTTATCGGCCGTTTGGTTTCTAGTTCAGCTTTATTCCAATAGAAATAGAGTGAAATCTCACTGGTTGCataataaacatcaaatatgCCCTGACTGGTtatgattttgttgttttatgcaGTATACAAAACTGCTTGAAACTTGGGTTAGGTCATTAAATCTTTGGTGAATTTTGATAAAGGTGAATTTTTACTACAGGTGCAATATGAATGGTTACCAGAGGTGCTTCCTGTCTCTTCAAAGTCGATATTGCCTAGATGAAGGACGCCAGCCACCACTCTGAAGAGATTGAGTTTCTCTGTGTCATCCAGGCCGATTTTCTTCATGGCCACCACCATCCTGTTGAAATCTCCCAGGTCATCCAGCAAAGGGTCCTTCAGGGCACCCACTTTCCCGTGCTACAGAAACAATGGACAATCAAGACACACAACACTATCCATATGATACATGCACTAATAATACCTAACAAGAAAACGCAGTGGCACTGCACCTATAATCAGAGATCAGAAATGTATACTGGAGGGCTGTATACAGCTCTAGATGTCTGATTAAAGAAAGGAGGAAATAAAGCAAACCACACCTAAGGGTCAGAGTGTGCCAGCACTTTCTttttgattctctctctctatatatctctgtgtgtgtgtgtgtgtgtgtgtgtgtgtgtgtgtgtgtgtgtgtgtgtgtgtatgtatgtatgtatgtatgtatgtatgtatgtatgtatatatatatatatatatatatatatatatatatatatatatatatatatatatatatatatatatatatatatatatacacacacaaactatgCCTTTAAACCACTGACAAACTGATAATCTGCAGTCTGATGACAGCAGCAGATCGCACCACTCTGACCACAACAgagcataaatgctgtttgatAACCATTACTACAAGCACCccttacaaaaatacttttttttccacacagaaAGCCTCATGCATATTAGCTTGCAGACCCATGCACATACTAATGTCCAATTTCATGCACAGAAACCCAGAAAGCTGAAGAATGTAAAGcatgaaaagcatttataaaggCCAACTGGTAAAACATCACCTTATGATcctgaattttaaaaagatcaGGGAAGGCAAAGACACATAATATTCAGTTAGAACACTACTAATATAAACAAAACGGCTAGAAAAGTAGTGCTCTTTTCCAAAGCCTATACatatagcattttaaatgacaaaacaagttttatatatatagtatctgtgcgttttgtatttttatgcttagAGTATGATGCTTATAGCGTAGCAGCATTCTAATCTAACTCTATTTGCTTAAGTCAAGCCTGAAACCACGGTTTAAACTCTCTATCAGAAGCCAAAAGCAAATAATGTGTTCGCTGTACATACTACTGAAATCTTAAATGGCCATACAGTgattcacttttaattttttttgtctgggacaccatgactttttaaaagcttagtttaatataaatatacatttctcaaaaaagGCTGTTGCGTTAGTATTctcaaatgaaattaatatatacttggacccaaaatgtattcctcATGTCACGACTTAACAAGATTGGAATTAGATTTGAAACTTTGCAGATTAAAAACTGTCAGCAGAGtcaatttgaatttgaattttatttgaGTAGCGCAAGACTTCCTGTCTTTTCCGAATCAGTCACTTAGAAAAGTTTCCTTGGTTAGTATAAATATAGTCCTTGTGACAGCTCACTAGGCTTTGAATCAGAGCCTAAGCAAAGACAAACCTCCGTCGATTCtgaatttaaaactaattgCATTACTATCCTAATATCGACCCAAACTCATTAAGATATAAGTGTTCaaggatgataaaaaaaaaaagattaaaaaaaaaaaaaaaaaaaacaacaacaaaagtacCATCTGCGAATTTGGGGTATGAAACTAATCTCAGATCTTCATCTAAAAAAATTTAGTGAAACAGACGGTGTTGAGCGAGCAAATGAACTACTGCACCAACAGAAACAGCAGCTAATGAATATCTCATCACCTCCAGGGGGATTCAACACAACGATGATTTATAATAATGGCCCTTGATAACAATAACATCAATTGATGGGCTCGGTCTCAAGAGAGAGCTGTGtgcaaacacaacacaacaacgctggaatttattacagtttacatAATTCATCAAAGACGTGAACTAATTTCTGAGGGTAACTAATTCTTTTCGAGGCAAAACGCCGGTCCTGCAACTTCAGAGATTCTGTCTGCGGTCAAGGTCTGTTCATTCAGCGTGTCCTCTAGGCTTAATTTAACtacataaacaaagaaaacgGCGAGATTGGATCATACATCAAAAACTAATCTGATCTCTTTGCTAGAGATGAGCTAAGGGCTGTTTGTTACTACAAATCTGCCACATATGCGCATCCGAACGGAGGAGGAAACGGAATCGTCGCGTCACTGACGCAGAGATTCCCAAACACACGTACCTCTGGACTTTTCCTGTTTTGCATGATCTGTTTATCAGAGTCCTTGTTTGCAAAGTATCGGGTGCAGCCGCGATTCAAATACTGagtgaaacacaaacacacaacgaAGGAAGTTAATGtgggagataaaaaaaaaaagctgcagaaATACATTCGGAAGCATTGTAAAGCAAATATGCCATCTAGTGGTACAGCAACACTTGGCCTGAAGTCACAGAACCTAAACAAGGGTGATATCGGATTTTATTTGCAGTGCCTGCATTTGTGTGCTTCGATAGAGTCTGTTTGCTATGGTCACGCCAATTATAATACAGTTTCCTGCTAAGCTTCACAAACCGCTTTGAAGTTTCGTGACACACGGCGCACAGGAAACTGACCCGGAAGCTATCTGGAGAGTTGAGGTGAAGCATGTTCCTGATGTCCTCCGACGCCCCTGCGCAAAGTCGGTAAAATATATGATAGTTTCGCTCTTCTGCGCTCTGCATGCAAATCCGAGACTTCTCCAGCAGATAGTGCGAGACGAATCCGCCCACAACTGCATTCTGAGACACGATGAAACGCACTTAGTAAACGAGTCTTACATGATCGCACTCTGGTCTTCAAAGTAAGACAACGTTTACCTTCTCGTTAAAGTGGATTTCCACAAACTTTCCGAAACGGCTGCTGTTGTTATTCCTGACCGTCTTTGCATTTCCAAAAGCTTCAAGCAAGGGGTTGGCTGCACGGAAcagacatattatttaaaaaacgatTTTGCATTGTATGCAAAAATCAAACACTACAGTACCAGCCACAACCAGTTAAAAAAACCTACCCTCAACAATCCTCTCATCTATATCTTGACATGTTCCATAAGATGAGGTCAAATACCTGaaattaaacatgattaaaatgacaaatctcCTTCAATAAATCATGAAACATATTTACTTACCCTTACCCTACCATTCCAACATTTTCGGTCAGAAAGTTATTAGtcagaaaatgcatttgatcaaaaaaagaaaacattctatttttaacaataatggttttccattttaataatgtgttaaaatgaatttatgcctgtaatggcaaaactgaaatttcagcaacattactccaatcttcagtgtcacatgatcctttagattTTGTGATATATGGAACATATGGAATTATCACGcaatggtttttatatttttgaacatttcataGGCaccataatatttatatttatatacatcacAATTACAATGtctagaaaatatattttatctacattatacattatacctaaaaagaaataatatccTTATTTCACCACCACTTCCAGGTATAGCAAAAACGACTAAATTTGGACTCtgtatgcatgtaaaaaatataatttgagaTATATTATTCATTCCACGAATAGACAGTTATCATACCTGAGAACAaactttgtgttttctgtttttccagCACCAGATTCACCCGACACAATGATGGACTGACTCATCTTCAGAACTCTCATGTCTCTATAGGCTTTGTCCGCTGAgacggagacagagagagagacagaagtgTTAAAATCGCTgtcaacactgtaaaaacaactacaaaagAGGGACTTAGAACAGAATCCTCAAGTGTCCTATTACACAGACTTTCATGTGCCCACTCACCGATAGCATAGACATGAGGGGGAAGTGTCCCCAAAGAGCGTCCCTGATAGCTCTTAATGGTCTCTGGGGAGTAGAGTTTAGGGATGTCAAAATATGGGTTCACGGCAATCAAGATGTTAGCCACAGAcgtctgaaataaaacacgCACATGatgaaataacatttgaaatgttcatAGTTATGTGTGCGATTTTGTATTTGCAGTCATCCACATTTTGGACAAACAGATCAGCGATTGACATCCCAACAATGGTTTTAACCGCTGTCATTATTAGCCTCGTGCTTTCGGGTTAGCTGTGCTGTGTGGAGCATCGCTACCTCACAGGACCTAATTAAGTGCATTGGGCAACTTGATAGCGTCTGGGCAGGATTAGCTGGGTCATCTGAGACGTGCAGTCACACTAGGGCAGGGTCCGGGCCGTCTCCTGACAGGCTCGGGCGCTGTGCTGATGAGCGGACGCTGACAGCGGGACCGTCGTCTCTCAGATGAGAGGCTAATAAGGGCTACTGGAGCACGACAATAACATGCCCATCAGCTCTGTACCTGCAGGCATGCCTGCCAATGAGATCTACGGGGTTTAGCATGAATCTGAAGGCCCTTCACTGCCCTGAGGTGATTGTTAAGCAAAATAGTTGAATGcgtcatgcattttttaaagatttaaagccCCAGATCTGTAAAGAATTGAAGTGTAGTttcattaaaagtattaattatttagGAAATCAACATGTTCAGGTTCTGAGTGTAATTTAAATGCTTAACTTAACATGCAGAGACAACAGGTTCTGTGATGCTTTAAAACCTTCGGTCTGTTCATTTGAGTACCCAAACCTGCCCAAACACAGCAGCACTGGCTCAGACAACGGTATGAAATATATCCATTCATTTCTGCCCTAAAAAGTCTTTGCTGAAGAGTTATAAACCATATAAAATGATCCAGCTATGAGGTAAATCACATCACCATCACAACttataaaatacagttgtttttaaaattgagatATGTTGATATTTAGTGCTATCAAATCAATTAATCACAAAcaatccaatatatatatatacatatatataaaaaacttgACCGcactgataaatatatattaggtTCATGGCAAAGTAtgcattatttacaaatatggTACAAATGACAAGGAGAGCAGAGACATTCAATTCACTGAAGAGATATTCTGACGTGATTTCCTCTTTAcagaatcatgggtaatgtagttatCAGGACGTCATCAGGAATTCTGATGCTAATGGACTCTTTGAAAAATAGGCTGCAAAAAAAAGGAAGGCCGGTGGCTTCAACAGCAGAATCAACCATTGGTTAACAAACTTGGAGCTCGCAAGAGGTCTGT encodes:
- the myo6b gene encoding myosin VIb isoform X3, translated to MEDGKPVWAPHPTDGFQLGMIVDIGTDALTIELLNQRGKTFLAPINQVFPAEDDVNKHVEDNCSLMYLNEATLLNNIRVRYSKDLIYTSVANILIAVNPYFDIPKLYSPETIKSYQGRSLGTLPPHVYAIADKAYRDMRVLKMSQSIIVSGESGAGKTENTKFVLRYLTSSYGTCQDIDERIVEANPLLEAFGNAKTVRNNNSSRFGKFVEIHFNEKNAVVGGFVSHYLLEKSRICMQSAEERNYHIFYRLCAGASEDIRNMLHLNSPDSFRYLNRGCTRYFANKDSDKQIMQNRKSPEDHKHGKVGALKDPLLDDLGDFNRMVVAMKKIGLDDTEKLNLFRVVAGVLHLGNIDFEETGSTSGGCILKNQTSQTLEYCAELLGLDEDDLRVSLTTRVMLTTAGGAKGTVIKVPLKVEQANNARDALAKAIYSRLFDHVVKRVNQCFPFDTSSNFIGVLDIAGFEYFEHNSFEQFCINYCNEKLQQFFNERILKEEQELYQKEGLGVNEVHYVDNQDCIDLVEAKLVGILDILDEENRLPQPSDQHFAEAVHSKHKDHFRLTVPRKSKLTIHRNLRDDEGFMIRHFAGAVCYETTQFVEKNNDALHMSLESLVCESKDKFVRDLFENNSNSKDSKQKAGKLSFISVGNKFKTFSCFFSLSL